Proteins from one Bombyx mori chromosome 1, ASM3026992v2 genomic window:
- the LOC101745324 gene encoding G-protein coupled receptor moody translates to MEPDEISTMDTLPVSNVSDAATSEPALFRECPSFAIYTAAGCCFLIALIGVPFNAVTIMALGKCKLKAKPASLFIMNMCAADLLLSGVHAPLTGLALLRRTWTLGSVARRLLPLSRFVLLATSMLSMMAISISRVILITQPAISNRLFSMRNVILMVVTIWFLAIMMLMPTCFGIYGQFGRDNVTGSYTIVADSAGRSPRAIYYIFTFLTSFATLTICYTRLFYEVRDSSKRSNRSSAPRGGSWATRPPVARAAQPPSVDTSPADQEIESTEGASTSSSSGASAFRNLVTKLNTMQLSKKDRKLIIMIAAILCSVWICYLPMTLVKIFEKDVPVILFLIGYILVYLASCVNPLVYMVLSHEYRDAYRGLFRSVPPRAPRW, encoded by the exons ATGGAACCTGATGAAATATCAACAATGGATACATTACCTGTCAGCAATGTAAGTGACGCGGCGACATCAGAGCCGGCTCTGTTCCGGGAGTGTCCTTCGTTCGCAATCTACACTGCGGCAGGCTGCTGTTTCCTCATAGCCCTCATCGGCGTGCCGTTCAACGCGGTCACCATCATGGCCCTCGGCAAGTGTAAGCTG AAGGCGAAACCGGCATCTTTGTTTATAATGAACATGTGCGCGGCGGATCTGCTGCTGAGCGGAGTGCACGCCCCGTTGACGGGGCTGGCCCTGCTCCGCCGCACCTGGACGCTGGGCTCCGTGGCCCGGAGGTTGCTGCCCTTGTCGCGATTCGTTCTGCTGGCCACTTCTATGTTGTCTATGATGGCCATCAGTATCAGTCGGGTTATTTTAATCACGCAGCCAGCGATTTCAAATAG ATTATTTTCGATGCGTAATGTTATTTTGATGGTGGTCACCATATGGTTTCTGGCAATAATGATGCTAATGCCAACCTGCTTTGGAATTTATGGACAGTTCGGACGCGATAATGTGACGGGATCGTACACGATTGTAGCAGATTCAGCGGGACGATCACCAAGAGccatttattacatatttacgtTTTTGACTTCATTTGCGACTTTGACCATTTGCTACACACGTTTATTCTACGAAGTACGGGACTCCTCGAAAAGATCAAATCGGAGCTCCGCGCCCCGCGGCGGCAGCTGGGCCACTCGTCCGCCCGTCGCGCGTGCTGCTCAGCCGCCCTCTGTGGACACTTCTCCTGCTGATCAGGAGATCGAGTCCACCGAAGGCGCCTCGACCTCATCGTCATCCGGCGCATCAGCGTTTCGTAACTTGGTCACCAAATTGAATACCATGCAGCTGTCCAAAAAGGACCGGAAGCTGATAATCATGATCGCTGCGATCTTGTGTTCCGTGTGGATATGCTACTTGCCGATGACTCTGGTGAAGATATTTGAAAAGGACGTGCCCGTTATTTTATTCCTTATTGGATACATCCTCGTGTACCTGGCGAGCTGTGTGAACCCTCTCGTGTACATGGTGCTGTCCCACGAGTACCGGGACGCGTACCGGGGCCTGTTCCGGTCTGTTCCCCCCCGCGCCCCCCGGTGGTGA